Genomic window (Flavobacteriales bacterium):
CACAGTGACCGACGCGAGCTGCTCCGGCGATTGCGACGGCTCCATCGTGCTGATCGCCACCGGAGGAACGGGACCGTTCAGTTATTTGTGGACACCGGCATCGGCCGGCATGGGAGCTTCCGCAGTGGATCTCTGCCCCGGGGAATACGATGTCGTGGTTTCCAGCGGTGGATGCGACACCACGCTGCACTTCACCATCGACCAGCCACCCGCCATCGACGTGAACTTGTCCTTCACAGCTGCGAACTGTGCGAATACGTGTGACGGCACCGCCACATTGTCCGGCGACCTCACCGGCTTGACCTTCAATTGGTTGCCCGAGCCTGGAGCAGGACAAGGCACCGCAAGCGTCACCGGCCTTTGCCCCGGGCCGAATACCGTGACCATCGCCAATGCCGCCGGATGTGATACGCTGATCGCCTTCACCATCGTTGCGCCATCGCCGATCGTGCCCGATCTGCAGATCACGGATGCCTCGTGCGGCACCGCTTGTGACGGTGCTGCGGTGCTGAACGTTTCCGGAGGTACGCCGGGCTACACCTACCTCTGGGTCCCGGACCCCGGCACAGGCCAAGGCACTTCCACGGCCGGTGAGCTTTGTCCCGGCGATTACACCGTGACCATCACGGACGCGGCCGGTTGCGACACCACGGTGCAGTTCACCATTTCAAGGCCTTCGGGGATCATGGCCTCGGGAACGGTGACACCTGCCAGTTGTGCGAACACCTGCGACGGAGCGATCGACGTGACCGCTACCGGTGGCGTGGAGCCTTACACATGGGCGTGGCTGCCCGAACCCAGCACTGGCCAGGGCACCGGCTCCGTGACTGGACTTTGCCCTGGTGCGTGGACGGTGACCATCGGCGATCAGGCCGGCTGCGATACCACATTGGTCTTCACGGTGGGATCCCCCGATGCGATCGATCCGCACGGCGTGTTCACCAATGAAAGTTGCCACGGTCCTTGCGATGGTACCGCCACCGTTTCGCCCACCGGCGGGAACGGAACATACACCTACACTTGGTCGCCGGCGCCACCGGTAGGTGCGGGCACGAACTCGGTCAGCGGTCTTTGCGCCGGTGATTGGTGCGTAACGGTGACCGACGGTACGGGCTGTGACACCACGTGGTGCTTCACCGTTCTGCCCAATTCGCCGATTACCGCTTCCGTGTCCACCGTGGACGGAGGCTGCTGGAACGAATGCACCGGCGAGGCCACGGTCACAGCTTCCGGAGGTGTCGGGAACTTCGATTATCAATGGACGCCGGAACCGGCCACTGGGCAAGGCACGGACCATGCCACTGGACTGTGCCAAGGGCCCGGCAGCGTTACCGTAACGGACCAAGCAGGTTGCGACACCACGTTGAACTTCGAGATCTTCAAGAACCCGCCGATCGAGCCGGACCTCACGGTTTATCCGGAAACCTGCGCAGGCACATGCACGGGTGAGGCAGGTGTGGCGCCCATCGGAGGTAGTGGAACGTACAGCTATCTCTGGCTGCCTGCGCCGGGCACCGGACCGGACACGGCCTCCGTGGCCTTAGGGCTGTGTGCCGGCGTGAATTATACAGTCACCATTACCGATGGGAATGGCTGTGATACCACAGTGGCGTTCACGGTGCCGGCGTTCGTGCCGATCGAGCCCGTGCTCAGCCTTTCACCTGCTACTTGCTCGAACACATGCGACGGCTCGGCCACCGTGCTCAGTGTCGCAGGAGGCATCGCGCCATACACCTATTTCTGGGAGCCGGAACCCGCGAACGGACAGGGTGATCCCTTGGCAACGGGATTGTGCCCCGGAAGTTATCTCCTCACGGTGGGGGATGTGAACGGCTGCGACACCACAGTGAGCTTTGTGATCACTGCGCCCGCGCCCATCGATCCACAGGCTACCATCACGCCCATCAGCTGCGGCGGCCAGTGTACCGGGGCCATTGACCTGGACCCGCAGGGCGGCAACGGCGGATTCACTTACACATGGACACCGGAGCCGCCACAAGGACAGGGGACCGCGCAAGTGAGCCAGCTATGCGCTGGAGATTGGACCGTGGCGATCGCGGACGCCAATGGTTGTGATACTACGGTCACCTTCACCCTTGCGGAACCCTTGCCGATCGTGGCAAGTGCTGATGTGACGCCCAGCCATTGCGGAGTCTGCGATGGCGCGGCGCAATTGCATGTTTCCGGCGGGAACGCACCGTACTCCTTCTTCTGGGGACCGCCGCTGAACATCACAACGACCGACAGCCTCCGGATCGACCTGTGCGGAGGAGTCTACCCGGTCGTGATCACGGATGCTTCAGGATGTTCCGTGCACCTGGTGGTGGCCGTGGCCGATGACGACGGCGAGGTGCTCACCATGACGGACGGCGTCACGAGCTGCCCGGGCGTTTGCGACGGAACGGTTTCCGTGGCCTATAACTGCAGCGCTGCACCTTGCGAACTGAACTGGCTGGACCTCCAAGGCAATGACCTCGGCCAGAACGGCACGGTCACCGGGCTTTGTGCCGGCAGCTACCTCGCTGTGGTGATCAATGGCAACGGTTGCATCAGCATCGATACGGCGTTCGTTACCGGACCAACACCACTGACGGCCAACATCAGCAGCACGCCCGCCAGTTGTGCGAACCTCTGCGACGGAACGGCCACCATCGGCGTTGTCGGCGGCGTCGGACCGTTCGACTATGCGTGGAGCCCGCTGCCCGGGGGAGGGCCGAATGCGCCCCACGTCACGGATCTTTGCCCCGGTAGCTATGACATCTTCGTGCATGACCAAGGCGGTTGCGATGCCACCTTCAGCGTGCTCATCACCGCTCCGTCCCCCATCACCGTGGACGCCACCGTGACCGAAATTTCCTGTGCCGGCCAATGCGACGGGGCCATTACCGTGAGCGGGCAAGGAGGCACAGGTGCCTTCAACTATACATGGTCGCCATCACCACCATTCGGGCAGAATACGGGCACGGCCAGCGGACTTTGTCCGGGGACTTGGTCCGTGACCGTTGCTGATGCCAACGGCTGCGACACCACCGTGAGCTTCACATTGACCGCCCCGCAGCCGTTGACGCTTTCCGGATCCGGCACCCAAAGCCATTGCGCGCTCTGTGACGGCACGGCCACGATGCTGGTGACCGGTGGCTCCGGCACGTTCGACATTCAATGGACCCAAGGCGGTGCCACGGTCGGCAACGGGCAAATATTGACGGGTCTCTGCGCCGGGATCTATCTGGCCACCGTGACGGATGCGCAGGGCTGCTCCGCGATGCAGACCGTGGTGGTGTCCGATGCCAACGGGGAAGCGATCACGGCGATCGATGGCCAGACCTACTGTGCTAATTCCTGCGACGGCGAAGTAAGCGTGTCCTTTAACTGCGTGGACGGCCCTTGCGTGGTCACCTGGTCCAGCATGGCAGGGACCCAATTGGCGCAAGGTCAGAATACGCTGTCCGGCCTGTGTACTGGAAGCTATCTGGTTCAAGTGCTGAACGGCAGCGGATGCACGACCATCGACACGGCCCATGTCGTGCCTTCACAGGTGATAGTCCCGAACCTGTCCACCACCCCCGTGAGCTGCCACGACCTCTGTGATGGAACGGCAACGGTGGGACCCACCGGCGGGAACGCACCTTATACCTACACGTGGAACCCGCCTCCTCCCGGTGGGCAGAACACGCCCCACGCCACCGGTCTCTGCCCGGGCGTTTATCACGTGACGATCGCGGATTCCACCGGATGCGATACCGTGGTGAGCCTATTGATCACCGCGCCGCAGCCGTTGACGGTCAATGCCCAAGTGACGCAGGTTTCCTGCAACGGGGCCTGCGACGGTAGCGTGGTTCTTTCGCCAACAGGCGGCAATGGGTTCTACTCCTACGTCTGGTCCCCAATGCCTCCGAACGGTCCCGGAAGCAATGGCGCGTTCGATCTCTGCCCGGGTGATTGGTCGGTGACGGTGGCGGATCTCAACGGCTGCGATACCACGATCACCTTCACCATCACCGAGCCGGACCCGCTGACGGCCGCGACCAGCTCCACCTTGAGCACGTGCAGCATCTGCAATGGAACGGCCTCGGTAATACCGTCCGGCGGTACAGCACCTTACCTGATCACATGGCTGCAAGGCGGCGCGACCATCGGCACGGACAGCACGATCACCGACTTGTGCGCGGGATTGTACACGGTGCAGGTGGTGGACGCCCACGGTTGCATGGTGGAAATGCCTGTACCGGTCAGTGATGTGGGAGGGGAGACGGTGAGCACCACGGACTTCAACCTGATCTGCCCGAGCTATTGTGATGGTGAGGTGACAGCGACCTTCGATTGCACCGAACCCACCTGTACCACCGCTTGGTTCGATGCCGGAGGGACCGATCTGAACGAGCCGGGCAACACGCTTTCCAACCTCTGCGCCGGCACCTATTTCGTGCAAGTGACGAATGGCTTGGGATGCACCACCATCGACACGGCGAGCGTGATCGCACCGGACCCCATCGTGGCCAACCTAAGCACCACACCAGTGACTTGCGCGGGTGATTGCGACGGCACGGCCACGGTCGGTCCCACGGGTGGGGCCGGTGGCTATGAATACGAGTGGATATTGGGCTCGGGCACGGCGCAAGGCACCCCGCACGTGGTCGATCTGTGCGCGGGCACGTATTCCGTGACGATCACCGACCAAGCGGGATGCTCGATCACCCAGGATGTGCTCATCCTTTCGCCTGCGCCGATCACCGCATCTGCCGTGGTGGTGCCCATTACCTGCAACAGTGCGTGCGATGGCAGCATCACCGTGATGGGCCAAGGCGGCACCGGCACCTTGACCTATCAATGGTCGCCGGAGCCGGACATGGGGCAGGGCACCAACACCGTGACCGGCCTCTGTGCGGATGCATGGAGCGTGACCATCACCGACACCCACGGCTGCGACACCACCTTCACGCTCACCCTCACCGATCCACCGGTCCTCACGGTGGACCTGACACATACGGACAATGTCTGCTTCAATGATTGCGTGGCCACGGCCCACGTGGATGTGGCCGGGGGCATATCGCCCTATGCGATCACTTGGACGGGTCCCGATGGTAGTGTGCTCGATCAGGACGTGCAGGATGTGTTCGGGCTCTGCGGAGGCGATCACATCGTGACGGTCACGGACGCGCACGGCTGTTCGTTGACAACATCGTTCACAGTGGCGACAGGCGCGCCGATCGAAGCGAACCTCACCTTCCTTGGCGAAAGCTGTAACGGCCCCTGCGACGGCAGCGCGGCGGTGGCGCCTACGGGTGGAACGGGGTCCGGGTACGCCTACAATTGGCAGCCGGGCAACCCGACCGGTCAAGGCACCGAGCAGGTGAGCGGGTTGTGCCCCGGGAATTGGACGGTGACGATCTCCGATGGTGCGGGATGCGATACCACTTACGCCTTCACCATCGCTCCGTTCATGCCGATCACGCCCGTGGCCACCGTGCAGCAGGTGGTCTGCAACGGGGCCTGTGATGGCAGCATCGACCTGGCCGTGATCGGCGGCGTAGGCAACCTCACTTACATCTGGACCCCTGAACCCGGCAGCGGACAAGGCACTTCCTCGGTCGGTCAGCTTTGCCCTGACAATTGGTCGGTCACCATCACGGATGCCGTGGGCTGCGATACCACCGTCAGCTATAGCATCACGGAGCCGCCGGCGTTGACCGTGCTCACGGACACCGTTATATCGGCAAGCTGCAATACGGCGAGCGATGGTGCGATCTCCATTTCGATCACCGGCGGAGTTCCGGGCTATACGGTGGAATGGATCGGCCCCGATGGGTTCACTTCCAGCGATGAAGACATCAATGCGGTGCTGCCCGGGACCTATGAGGTCACGGTGACGGACCTCAACGATTGCCAGATCACCAGCACCATCGTGGTCGGAGCGCTGAACTCGGTAGTGGCCGATGCCGGGCCGGACCGCGTGGAATGCTCGGATGTGCCGATCATATTGGACGCGACCGCCAGCCAAGGTGCGAGCACCTACCAGTGGTCCGATGTCCAAGGAGGAAATATCGGTACGGACCCTGTCATTAACCTGGGGTCGCTTTCCGACGGCACGTACACCTACGTGCTCAACGTCGCGGACGGTGTCTGTTCCGATGCCGATACGGTAGTGATCACGGTGCTGCCCACGCCGATCGCCAATGCGGGGGCTGACCGCAGCATCTATGTGCAGGGCACCACGGAGTTGGGCGGATCGCCTTCGGGCCCTCCGGGAAGCACGTTCGCGTGGCAGCCGGACACCTTGTTGGACCATCCGGACATGCCGAACCCCACTGCCACGGTCAGCAGCACCACATGGTTCATCCTCACGGTGGTGGGTCCCGACGGCTGTGTCAGCCTCGACTCGGTGCTGGTGACGGTCGTTCCCGAAGTGAAGGTCCCCAGCGGGTTCACGCCCAACGGCGATGGGCACAACGACACCTGGGTGCTGGACTTTGCCATGCTGTTCCCGGACCTCGATGTCCAGGTGTTCAGCCGATGGGGCGAACCCTTGTTCCGAAGTGTGGGCTATGCCGTGCCGTGGGACGGCAAGTACGATGGGAAGACCGTTCCGATGGGCACGTACTACTACGTGATCGAACTGCACGACCCGCGCTTCCCCGATGCGCTCACCGGACCATTGACCGTGATCCGATAACCCATGGACACCATGCGACACCTCCTCCTTCTCCTGATCGCCGGATCGTCCCTGCAAGCCGTGCGGGCACAACAGTTACCGCAGTTCAGCCAGTACAACAGCCAGGACTACCTGTACGATCCCGCCGTGGCCGGCAGCAGGCCCTGGTTCGAGATCCGAAGTGCCCACCGCAACCAATGGGTGGGGATCCAGGACGCCCCGCGCACCTTCGTCCTCAGCGCCACCACGCCCTTGGGCAGCAACATGGGCGTGGGCGGCTATGTCTTCACGGACAACGCAGGGCCTTCGCGGCGCACCGGCATGCAGATCAGCTATGCCTATCATCTGAAGATCAATGACAAGATCAAGCTGGGCATGGGCCTTTCCTTCGGCATGCTCCAGTTCCTGATCGATGGCTCCAAGATCCAGTTCCACGACGCCGACGAACCCTTGATGGACGATCAACTGCGCGGTTCACTGATGCCCGACGCCACCTTTGGCCTCTACCTCTACCATGAAAAATGGTGGTTCGGGGCCACGGCGCCGCAGCTCCTGAGGAACAGGGTGTGGTTCTACGATGAAAATGACCAAAGCCTGAGCCAGTTGGCTGCGCATTATTATGCGATGGGCGGCTACCGGATCCCGATCGGTGAGAACCTCAAACTGGAGCCGTCCTTTCTGCTGAAATACGTGGACCCCGTCCCTCCAAAAGCAGACCTCACCGCCACCTTGAGGTACCGGGACATGGTCTGGATCGGTGCCACATACAGGACCGAGGACGCCATCAGCCTAATGGTCGGTTATTGGATGAAAAAAACATTCCAGTTCGGCTACAGCTACGACCTGACCACCACGGGGCTCCGGAATTACACTTCAGGCACGCATGAGGTCATGCTGGCGGTGACATTTGGAAAGGAACGGTCAGCGCCGGGTGCCGGAAAAGCCTTGGCTCCCACGCCTTAGATCCCCGGGACCGGGGTACATCTGGAAAACTACGTGATCCGTCGAGCAGGCAGGTGATTTGGTCGGCAGAAGTGAGCGTCAACGCTTGCGTAAGGCCCGTGGTCGTTGCGGTTTCTCTATCTTGCGGCACCATAAAGTGCCCGGAAAACCTCCGGTCGCCGGGTATGCGATGACTGCGAACAGGCCTCTTCTGAATCTCTTGCCAGTGCTGTTTTCGCTGGCCATGGCTATGCACAGCCCGGCATGCGCCGAGGTTCGGACCTTGAACGGAATTTCCACCGTGGAAACCCTTGGGTCGGCGGACCCCGGGACCAATGGCACCGCTACCCTGTGCAGTAACGGCGCTGCGGTCCAGTTGATCGACAGCTTGAACGGGACACCCGATGCGGGTGGTACTTGGAGCGGCCCGGCGGCCCATCCCGGGACCTTCGATCCTGCAACGGATGCGCCCGGGGCCTTCACCTACACCGTCGGACTTTCAAGTGCGACCGTTACCGTTACGGTCCATGGCCTTCCTTCAGCCGGAACGGCGGGCACGCTCATTTCTTGCATCAACGGGCCTGCGGTGGACCTGTTTACGCGTCTTGGTGATTCGCCGGACGTCGGCGGCGCGTGGACCTTGGCGGGAAACCCGGTGAGCAACATGTTCACGCCGGGCACATCCGCTGCCGGCACTTACACGTACACGGTGACGGGCACACCTCCCTGCCCGAACGCCTCTGCCAACGTGGTGGTCACGGTGATCCCGCTTGCCAATGCCGGTACTCCCGGCAGCTTGAACACCTGTAGCAATGGCCCTGCGGTCGATCTCATCACCCGACTTGGCGGGTCGCCTGATGCCGGCGGTGCTTGGACCTTGTCGGGAAACCCGGTGAGCAACATGTTCACTCCGGGCACCTCTGTCCCGGGCACGTATGTGTATACGGTGAACGGCACGCCACCTTGCCCGAACGCCTCCGCGAACGTGGTGGTGACGGTAGTGACGGCCCCGAACGCAGGCACCAGCCGCAGCATCACGGTGTGCAGTGATGATATCCCGTTCAGCATGCGTTTCCAACTCGGTGGTACGCCCGATGCGGGAGGTACATGGTCGCCCGGTGGAAGTGACACCTTCACGCCCGGCACCTCGGCACCCGGGCCGTACGTCTATACGGTGACAGGTACCGCACCGTGTTCCGATGCCAGTGCTACGCTCACGATCACGGTGCGCACTGCGCCCAATGCAGGTTCGAACCGAATGGTGACCGTGTGTAGCGACGGAGCGGTCTTCAACTTGGTCGATTCCTTAGGAGGATCACCCGATGTGGGCGGCACATGGACCGGTCCCGGTGGTGCCCACTCCGGCCAGTTCCAGCCAAGCACCGATCTGGGCGGGGCCTACGCATACCACGTTGCCGGGCAAGCGCCATGTGACCCTGCGATCGCCACCGTTAACGTTACCGTGCGCACTGCGCCCAATGCCGGCACCAGTGTGAGCGTGGTGAAATGCTCCAATGACGCCTCTTTTTTGCTCCGTACACAGCTTGGGGGAACACCAGCTACCACGGGAACTTGGAAAGGCCCGGACAACCTGCCATTCCCGTCCGGTACTTTTATTCCGGGCACTACCCCGCCAGGCACGTACACCTATACGGTCACAGGCCTGTCACCATGCTTACCGGCCACGTCCACGGTGAACCTGTCGGTGATACAGGCGCCGAATGCGGGTCTCGACAGCACGTTCAGCGTATGCAGCACCGAAGGCACATTCGCGTTGTTCCCCCGGTTGAAGGGCAACCCCGACGTGGGCGGCACTTGGACGGGTCCGGGGGGAAGCCCGGTGCCTTCCGGCACGTTCAATCCCGCTACGAGCCTGTCCGGTGATTACACCTACCGCGTTACGGGAACCTCGCCATGTGTGGACGCCACGGCGAAGGTCACCGTTACGGTGGTCCCTGCTGCGAATGCTGGAAGCAACGGCTCCGTGACCTTGTGCAGCACCAGCCCAAATGAGGATCTGTTCACCCACTTGGGCGGAACGCCGAACACGGGCGGATCGTGGACGAAGCCCACACCACCGGGC
Coding sequences:
- a CDS encoding gliding motility-associated C-terminal domain-containing protein, with translation MSNPWRSLTPALAALLCGILFSGAAWAQQERHWVGGSGQWNDRAHWSLTANGQGGENVPRGNDAVIIAPTNGETTVRMDKDADVRNLLVDGTRGGVVLQGGNERMRVGGDLVLRGSVTWASTATVELTAERDVAQLDLHGIPLGGDLRFTGGGTWSMRSDLVLGDRADLELRSGTLVTNGNMLKAGKLVIADKGAKLMAGSSVVLLMQTISPGIGRDAVDPGNSRLLVGGNPVEWNTGSGQQDDLRAVNVCATGVGQTPFTIDAQLLSNYNGFGVSCHGVCNGSVRVTVTGGIGPFIYSWIGGPATATWNNVCPGNQIVIVTDQGQGVSCATTVQVTDPALLSVIFAATQPPTCAGVCNGSSSAFAVGGVPGYDYSWNNGAGTGASFNQLCPGNNTLHVTDANGCAFDTTFNFPIQPIQPNLTKTDVNCANACDGTAQVAPTGGTGSFTYDWEPGAPAGDGTSAVTGLCAGDYTITLSDVNGCDTTLLFTINQPPPILPNATHVDATCGNACDGTATVAPTGSAGPFGYSWSPEPGGGQNSATATGLCEGVYEVTIVDIGTGCDTVVAITIDAPPAIVPNPTSTDATCANSCDGTATVAPTGGTPTYDYLWSPEPPAGQNTATASQLCPGNWSVTITDDAGCDTTVQFTIMAPPPIVPNASQTDVSCAGACDGTATAPATGGTGTLTYDWQPGNPAGDGTSAVSGLCAGNWSVTITDDNGCDTTVQFVITEPLPLTATASQTNVTCGADCDGTATVVVSGGTPDYIYVWSPAPPQGQGSPTASQLCAGAWSVTVTDAHGCELVQNFTILPAVPIMATVQTTPISCANVCDGTATGVVSGGAPPYTYLWAPEPLGGQGSLNATGLCEGPGTFTVTDSLGCDTTIAFTITAPPPVQVASTVTDASCSGDCDGSIVLIATGGTGPFSYLWTPASAGMGASAVDLCPGEYDVVVSSGGCDTTLHFTIDQPPAIDVNLSFTAANCANTCDGTATLSGDLTGLTFNWLPEPGAGQGTASVTGLCPGPNTVTIANAAGCDTLIAFTIVAPSPIVPDLQITDASCGTACDGAAVLNVSGGTPGYTYLWVPDPGTGQGTSTAGELCPGDYTVTITDAAGCDTTVQFTISRPSGIMASGTVTPASCANTCDGAIDVTATGGVEPYTWAWLPEPSTGQGTGSVTGLCPGAWTVTIGDQAGCDTTLVFTVGSPDAIDPHGVFTNESCHGPCDGTATVSPTGGNGTYTYTWSPAPPVGAGTNSVSGLCAGDWCVTVTDGTGCDTTWCFTVLPNSPITASVSTVDGGCWNECTGEATVTASGGVGNFDYQWTPEPATGQGTDHATGLCQGPGSVTVTDQAGCDTTLNFEIFKNPPIEPDLTVYPETCAGTCTGEAGVAPIGGSGTYSYLWLPAPGTGPDTASVALGLCAGVNYTVTITDGNGCDTTVAFTVPAFVPIEPVLSLSPATCSNTCDGSATVLSVAGGIAPYTYFWEPEPANGQGDPLATGLCPGSYLLTVGDVNGCDTTVSFVITAPAPIDPQATITPISCGGQCTGAIDLDPQGGNGGFTYTWTPEPPQGQGTAQVSQLCAGDWTVAIADANGCDTTVTFTLAEPLPIVASADVTPSHCGVCDGAAQLHVSGGNAPYSFFWGPPLNITTTDSLRIDLCGGVYPVVITDASGCSVHLVVAVADDDGEVLTMTDGVTSCPGVCDGTVSVAYNCSAAPCELNWLDLQGNDLGQNGTVTGLCAGSYLAVVINGNGCISIDTAFVTGPTPLTANISSTPASCANLCDGTATIGVVGGVGPFDYAWSPLPGGGPNAPHVTDLCPGSYDIFVHDQGGCDATFSVLITAPSPITVDATVTEISCAGQCDGAITVSGQGGTGAFNYTWSPSPPFGQNTGTASGLCPGTWSVTVADANGCDTTVSFTLTAPQPLTLSGSGTQSHCALCDGTATMLVTGGSGTFDIQWTQGGATVGNGQILTGLCAGIYLATVTDAQGCSAMQTVVVSDANGEAITAIDGQTYCANSCDGEVSVSFNCVDGPCVVTWSSMAGTQLAQGQNTLSGLCTGSYLVQVLNGSGCTTIDTAHVVPSQVIVPNLSTTPVSCHDLCDGTATVGPTGGNAPYTYTWNPPPPGGQNTPHATGLCPGVYHVTIADSTGCDTVVSLLITAPQPLTVNAQVTQVSCNGACDGSVVLSPTGGNGFYSYVWSPMPPNGPGSNGAFDLCPGDWSVTVADLNGCDTTITFTITEPDPLTAATSSTLSTCSICNGTASVIPSGGTAPYLITWLQGGATIGTDSTITDLCAGLYTVQVVDAHGCMVEMPVPVSDVGGETVSTTDFNLICPSYCDGEVTATFDCTEPTCTTAWFDAGGTDLNEPGNTLSNLCAGTYFVQVTNGLGCTTIDTASVIAPDPIVANLSTTPVTCAGDCDGTATVGPTGGAGGYEYEWILGSGTAQGTPHVVDLCAGTYSVTITDQAGCSITQDVLILSPAPITASAVVVPITCNSACDGSITVMGQGGTGTLTYQWSPEPDMGQGTNTVTGLCADAWSVTITDTHGCDTTFTLTLTDPPVLTVDLTHTDNVCFNDCVATAHVDVAGGISPYAITWTGPDGSVLDQDVQDVFGLCGGDHIVTVTDAHGCSLTTSFTVATGAPIEANLTFLGESCNGPCDGSAAVAPTGGTGSGYAYNWQPGNPTGQGTEQVSGLCPGNWTVTISDGAGCDTTYAFTIAPFMPITPVATVQQVVCNGACDGSIDLAVIGGVGNLTYIWTPEPGSGQGTSSVGQLCPDNWSVTITDAVGCDTTVSYSITEPPALTVLTDTVISASCNTASDGAISISITGGVPGYTVEWIGPDGFTSSDEDINAVLPGTYEVTVTDLNDCQITSTIVVGALNSVVADAGPDRVECSDVPIILDATASQGASTYQWSDVQGGNIGTDPVINLGSLSDGTYTYVLNVADGVCSDADTVVITVLPTPIANAGADRSIYVQGTTELGGSPSGPPGSTFAWQPDTLLDHPDMPNPTATVSSTTWFILTVVGPDGCVSLDSVLVTVVPEVKVPSGFTPNGDGHNDTWVLDFAMLFPDLDVQVFSRWGEPLFRSVGYAVPWDGKYDGKTVPMGTYYYVIELHDPRFPDALTGPLTVIR
- a CDS encoding type IX secretion system membrane protein PorP/SprF, with amino-acid sequence MRHLLLLLIAGSSLQAVRAQQLPQFSQYNSQDYLYDPAVAGSRPWFEIRSAHRNQWVGIQDAPRTFVLSATTPLGSNMGVGGYVFTDNAGPSRRTGMQISYAYHLKINDKIKLGMGLSFGMLQFLIDGSKIQFHDADEPLMDDQLRGSLMPDATFGLYLYHEKWWFGATAPQLLRNRVWFYDENDQSLSQLAAHYYAMGGYRIPIGENLKLEPSFLLKYVDPVPPKADLTATLRYRDMVWIGATYRTEDAISLMVGYWMKKTFQFGYSYDLTTTGLRNYTSGTHEVMLAVTFGKERSAPGAGKALAPTP